The Drosophila innubila isolate TH190305 chromosome 2L unlocalized genomic scaffold, UK_Dinn_1.0 4_B_2L, whole genome shotgun sequence genome segment CAATCCAAAGACAAATCAATGGTCGATTATTCCCCCAATGAATATGCAGAGATCGGATGCTAGCGCTTGTACCCTCCATGGACGCATCTATGCAACGGGTGGATTCAATGGCCAGGAATGTTTGGACAGCGCCGAATTCTACGATCCCTTAACCAATCTCTGGACACGTATACCAAATATGAATCATCGTCGCTCTGGCGTCAGCTGTGTGGCATTTCGAGATCAGCTCTATGTCATTGGTGGATTTAATGGTACGTCCAGATTATCGACGGGCGAACGCTTTGATCCGGAGACCCAATCCTGGCACTTTATACGCCAAATGAATCATTCGCGCAGCAACTTTGGTCTCGAAATCATTGATGACATGATCTTTGCCATTGGAGGCTTCAATGGCGTCTCCACCATCTCGCACACGGAATGCTACGTGGCCGAAACGGATGAATGGATGGAGGCAACGGACATGAATATTGTACGCTCCGCATTGTCGGCCAATAATGTGGCTGGATTGCCCAACAAACGTGATTACATACATAAGGAACGGGATCGTCTGATGGAGGAGCGACGACAGCGATTGATGGCCACGGCAATGGCACGGGAGGATGTGGGCAGCACGAATCGATCACAGTCGCTGATTGACAACAATGATACGGCTCTGGATGATCTGGATGACGAGAGTCCCAATGAGGATGTGGATGGTGAGGAGCTGTTACCGCAGTTACCGCAGCAGGTGGCACTACCACTCCCAGCACCTGGCATACCTCCTGCGGCAGCTGTTgatgcagcagctgcattGCCGGCCGTCCATGTCAATCGTGCGATTGAGGATCGGGCTCccgacaataataataataatcggCGCTTTCGGGTGCAGCTGCGTAATCAGCGTTATGGTTCGCATCATGAAATACGTCGTCGCTCCTAAACGACGCAACCGACATATTCCCTCAGACAATTCACGGAACTAACTGGACAACCCTACCGATCCCGATCCGATCCCGTCCCCGATCCAATCAGCGTCATTCACATTAATAGAGGAAGCGTAAGCGTGGGCAAAGGTATTCTGGTGCAGAAATCAAATTAGCATGGCCCACGTCCATAGAaaccgttttatttttctagttTTCTTTTTCGATAACGCACACAAATTCTTggcaaatgttaaattttcacTGCATAGCTTCATGCGCAACAAGGCTGCCACATCAATTatcattttggaaaattttcaaaacctAAATTCCGTTATCCAAATTTCCATAGTATAACTAAATTCTTTGCATTatacacaataaaaaatactgaataTTCATGATATTTactgaattttatatttatgcctTTTAAATCGTCAATAATGAATAGATTGCGGCGTTTCCcctaatataaataaaatcggTTTTCCAAACTCTTATTTTGGGAAAATATTAAGATCCAAATTCCGTATTCAAAGTTTACATAGTATTATGTAAtacaaaatcaagttaaaattataaattctttGCATCAtgcacaattaaatttaaaattaattaattttctattatacTTTCGACTCTAcacattaaatttgaattgaaattgcttgaacatttaatatgcaaatctTAAAGTTTAAAGGAAAAGTAAACGTGAAGCATTGCGCAGACGCCAGGACGTCAAGGAGCAGATGTCATTCGGAATGGCCAAAGCAGCAAACTcgactataaatataaagaaacatCCAAAGCGTACAACACAACGCATTCGTCTGCGACCGGTACAGCATCTATTTAAAGGGGGAATATCAAAACTGAACAATAAGTCCCATCACAATGGCCGCAGTGatgtaagtatttaaatagtCAGATACTTCTACTtcaaaccaattaaaattcttattttaatttactgaCAGGCGTTTGCTATTGTTTATTTCTTGGCTGTTGCATGTGGGCAACTCACAAGTGTTGGACCTGCAGCCAGTTTCTGGTGGACCCACTGTTGCCCCACTCGGCTGTCATCGTCGTTTGTACACCTATAGGGTTACACAAGTCGATCTTCAGGGACGCGAGTGCTGGGATCATGTCAGTGTCTGGAGTTGTTGGGGTCGCTGTGACTCTAGTGAAATCTCCGACTGGAAATTTCCGTACAAACGATCTTTTCATCCAGTTTGTGTGCATGCACAGCGACAGCCATCGGTGGCAATACTAAAAAACTGTCATCCCGAGGCAAATGATAATATTCGTAAGTACAATTACATGGAGGCAATCAATTGCCATTGTCAAACGTGCTCAACGGAGGACACCAGCTGTGAGGCACCAACCAACAATGAGATGGACGACGAGAAGGGTGTCAAGGTGTTGACGTTAACTGGCTATGATTCCGATGGCACCGATTATTAAACAGCAGTCAGTTTGTGGTGTAGTACAGTGTAGTTTTTGAACCAttcattacaataaaatatttatttcgataGCAAGTTGCATATAAAGCATACAActtgattttcattattttcttagCAACAAGAATTTTGGTGTGCATGCCTGATGACGTTATTTTTGAACAATGTCGTTTAACTAAAAAGAAATTCTTATAGTGTCCAgataaatctaaatatatatatatatgtatttataatataaaacaaaactatatATTTGACGGTTAAGCGCATCGAAACGGCGACTACACAGCATGTGTAGATAGATCAGCCATTGACCACGTACGATGGGCAGCTACAGCGATtcaatggttttttttattttttaaaaagctaGGCCGTCTCACCTACAGGAATTTAGGACTTGAGgagtttgtgttgttgctctctTGCGCCAGCAGGTATAAGCAATAGAGCGACGAGATGCCCAAACCAATAGCGCCACCCAGGGCACATTTTCGCAGGCCAGCTAAAATAGATTCCAATTATAGCCAAGTATCTTTTAATTAACGATTGCGCTTTTCCCTTACCTGTTGATTTGTATAGCAGTCCAGTTGCAGTACCAGCTATTACAGTATTTACATTATCATCTTGATCACGAGCATACTGCAGCAACACTCCACACGCCGAATACAGCACAGCCAACGTACCCAAGGTGTTCGCCGTACCGGAACCCTGTTTCATGACGTGATTTATCAACCTGTAATGAAGACGTACatgattaaatataaatctattATTGTCCACAGTCTATGATTGAATCTTAGCATAATCTCATGTTTCTGGTTCCTATTTCCGTCAAAATCGATCGGAAAAACGATCAGACAGAGCCAAGTTGATAGCCTCTGTTGGAGAGTAGTACTTACTGAGTGCGACGCAGCTTCCCCGTCTGATTTAGCGCATTAGTAACTTTAAAGCCATTGTAAACGCCCGCCAGGCCACCAATGCCACCACCAATCATCACAGATGTACCAATCTGTGAAAAGGCCAACTCAAATCGTCCTCGCTGCTTGTTGGCGCCCTCGGGGAATATGAACTCAGGTTGCGCTTGCCGCAGGAAACGTGAATCATAGTTGAGGTATGGCGAGACCGGAGTATTGCTGAATGTGCTCGTGGCCGGTGTGTAgtttgttgatgctgatgtcTGTGGATCATCGACTGCAAGCAAATGACACATATAATGTATACAACTCGAATTCTCATTCAACAAACATATTTCATGTAACCGTAAGTCGCATTGCGTAATGTATGTGGggaatgtatgtgtatgtgttggtTGATTGCTTACCGGCTGGTGCGGGCGCTAATGAAAATGGTTTCCTTAAGTAGTCGTCGCTCATTTTGGAATTTATTCGCGTGCCTTGCAAAGGTAGGTTACTAATTTACGGCCAATCAGCTGCCAAATTATTTGAAGCTCACAACACAAATGGGAAACGAATGCGATTCCCGTGCTCTGCTTATGTTTCtaactttttctaactttgTTCTCTTGTCAGCGTGACATTTGTTCCCCACGTGTGTTGTTAAACACActacataaatatgttttacagCACTTGtccaaaaaagaaatactaaACAGCTGTTTAATGGTCAGCTGTTGATGGTTGCTTTGCAACACTTGAACAAAGTGCCAATCGTCATCGA includes the following:
- the LOC117779633 gene encoding thyrostimulin beta-5 subunit, with the translated sequence MAAVMRLLLFISWLLHVGNSQVLDLQPVSGGPTVAPLGCHRRLYTYRVTQVDLQGRECWDHVSVWSCWGRCDSSEISDWKFPYKRSFHPVCVHAQRQPSVAILKNCHPEANDNIRKYNYMEAINCHCQTCSTEDTSCEAPTNNEMDDEKGVKVLTLTGYDSDGTDY
- the LOC117779632 gene encoding mitochondrial import inner membrane translocase subunit Tim23 produces the protein MSDDYLRKPFSLAPAPAVDDPQTSASTNYTPATSTFSNTPVSPYLNYDSRFLRQAQPEFIFPEGANKQRGRFELAFSQIGTSVMIGGGIGGLAGVYNGFKVTNALNQTGKLRRTQLINHVMKQGSGTANTLGTLAVLYSACGVLLQYARDQDDNVNTVIAGTATGLLYKSTAGLRKCALGGAIGLGISSLYCLYLLAQESNNTNSSSPKFL